In the Diospyros lotus cultivar Yz01 chromosome 13, ASM1463336v1, whole genome shotgun sequence genome, AATTTAGGGCAAAATGTAGGGCAACATGGTTTGAAAGTATCACCATTTTTTGTCATCCAAATGTAATTAATCACATTATTGTTAAACTTGTGAGTTAATTTGTACAGTTTACAAGTCATGTAGTTTTAAACTCGTTAACTCGCTTATAAActctaatttttataaaatcaaatttgacttTACTGTAAACTCGGTAAAGTCAATTTGTAAACTTGCATActtttgttaaatatttaataaggtgtgatttttatttatattaagttatgattaatttatgagaatttatattatatataaattaatatttaaaattttgattatgaatGAATGGTGACTACAAAAGatagatttaatatttaaaaattttatattatttaatatttttaaaattaatagatgaatttattttaaaataaatatatacatatactttaTTCATAAGAATTAcacttataaattataataatcatattattaagtaatattaatttattttttataaaattatatcattttaaacatatattaaaaaatatttttaattatctttaaaattttataatctaAGTTTATGGTTCAATTTTATGGATTCTTATTCCATctcacttaaaattttaatttcaacaaatttttttgttattaacaCACTATCACGAGCACCCCTATTGTTCGGCCCCACAATATCAGTAGGAGATGTAAATCAATTGATTCAACGGCCAATTTAATCCCTAGTCTAGCCACAAATATGAGGACGataagtaatttttaatttttaaaatcgcTCCGATAGTTGATCAAGACTTAAACATTGAACTTAAGAGTCCAAAGAAAATCACCCCATAGTGAATTACCTTGCCGTGCCCGGGGGctcaaatttaacaattttgatTGACGATCTCCAAAAGCAGCATCGATGATGATCAGTTCTCCTTTTATCTCATTCCCTGCACAGTTGAATACAATCAAGGCCACCATCACAGACCCAACCCCCCGTGCCTTCAATTGAAGATTTAAGTGAAGTGTTCGATGCATGAAGTTAGTTGGGTGtcaaatcttaattaatttggggGATCTGAGACGTCTGTTTTGGTGGGTAAGAAGAAATGAATGCGAAGATAGAGAAAGAAGAGtgatgataaattaattaaagtcaGAGGTAGTACGAAGAGACTCAATggtcattattattattattattaatgttcgTGTGATGGTGACTctattttaagtattttgattatttctaatttcttcttcaaaaaatatcttaaattgACATAATTatcagttttttatttaattttaaaaattatataatattaaactaTTAGGACAAGACTATTCTTATTATAGGAAAATAAtattgatacacctttgtgtataCCTTGAGCTACATAAAGAcatatcaatgataaaaaaattcctCACGAGGCGTATAGAGACGCATGAGATTCATGTGAGACGAagagtattttggtcataatatcctcttatgtagcccaagatgtataTACACCTAGCATGATTCCTTATTGTATGGCTCAAAATATTACACAATCAAATACTAATATGGGCAAAAAATGAACGTAACAGAGATGAGGAGGCTAATATAGATGTGTGaccatataaaaaaagataaaattagaaatgaggttattcgtaacaAGGTATGAATAGTGTCAatcgagagaaaaatgagagagattagactaagatagtttggtcatgtgagaaggagactaagagacacTCTGTAAGGAGAGTTGATTaaatggaataattagtcaaaaaaagaaataaaaacagaCCCTAATAAGACTTTGAGaaagatattaaagtttgatataaagtgtatgagtctaaatgaaaatataacaacagacagaaatatatgaaagtctagaatttatgtagccgaccccacgtAATGAATAAAGGCtgaatatattgttgttgtattaaactattagaataattaattacatcaaCTAGTTATCATATTGTAGTATTCATTCGATCTAAATAGAAACAGACTGAATTAAGATTAGAATTCTTAGATATCTTATATTGAAGATCAAACTAATAAGCGAGACCAgtttagtttatatttaaatcaatgttcaatatatctatctatatatatattatttttagtttttgaatataaaatttaaaaaatatatatttgcatatgtatttatatacaattatacatcattcaaacaaaaatttctttaaaaaaaaaaatctaaattcaaataattcaacattctaaattaaattaattagcatgtaattctataaaataaatcaagcaattaccaaatttatatttaatttaacataaaataaaataacaacaaaatataacattcaaTTGATATAATATTAAGTAAATTCAAATTATAACATTCAAATTAATAACATACAATCAGTTTAGTTAATATTTGGTCTTGGGTTGATCTCAAATCAAATCGAACCAAAGATTGGCTAATGTTTTCAGATAGATTGAGAATTAGACAGACACTTCGGATCTGCATTTAAACACCCTTAGTTAACTTACTTGCAGAGTCGGCTCAAGGGATTGTAGGCTCCTAGGCTGTTATTAATTTAGGGCTCCCAATcccttaataaaatataaaaaaaacattaatttattttaataataataaaattaaaataattattttatttcaacgACTTTCAtcgtttcttttatttttttattctttcataattatttctcttttttttaattattaattaaaaatagaacaaTTTTAAACAACAACTAGTAGATATAACTAACTTTTAAAATCTTTTTGAGACCCTTATTTTGGGACCCTAGACAGATGCCTCACTAGCTTGTCCCTTGAGTGAGCCCTCCTTGTTTGGGAGGTGttagagatgaaaaagaaatatttgTGGGTCTCATTGAAAGGGTTTGGGAGGGTGGGAAAAAATTTAGAAGAATAAGAACGAGTTTTGATGACACAATATTTTGCGAGAGATTTTGACTAATGGAATATGAAGGCAAATTTAAAcgagggaaattctatttgcaccATATCTTTTGTTCACTATAATTGcatcaattattttttcaaaaatattctttAGTGTACACAGCCCTCCCACTTGTCCTTCACACACACACCACCATTTCACCCGACCATCATCCCCCATCATCGTCAACGATTGTGAGGAACACGGTCACCCATCATCACAAAGCTTTCACCTGTGGCTACAACAAATGCAATTGCTCATCATCGCAAAGCTCCCATCGACGATCACAATGAATGCAATTGCCGACGATCACGAGTGCGATGATGGGTGGCCACATTCGTTATAGCCACTGGTGGAAGCTTTGAATGATAAGCGATCGTGTTCGTTGCGATCATTGATGACAGTTTTGTGATGATAAATGATGATGGAGGGCAATTGAGATGGTTGTGTACactaaatgatatttttaaaaaataaatattataattgtaaAAAGTAACTCTGAAAAGCAATAGAGGTGAGtgcaaataaaatttcccttttaaaaattaatttacaataaTACCCCTAAAATTTGACCGGCCTTGCGGAACATCCACCAATTTGTTTGTGAGACTCAATGGCTAACAGTactaataaatgtattaaagaattaatattatcaagtcttaaattttaTTACCGCGGatgtatataaattttaaatctacCCACCAAGAtagttaaaattgaaattttaagtgaaataaaaaaaaaaatctataaaatagaatcgtaaaattataaaattttaaaaagaattaaaaatatctttcaatttttataaatatatatttataataatataatttttataaaaaataaattaatattatttaataacctgattattatttatgataaataaaatacatatacctattttaaaattatttcatctattaatttaaaaatattaaatcatataaaatttttaaatattaaatctatTATTTATCCATCCACAATTAAAACTCCAAGTATTAGTTCATAAATTCTCTTAAgtcataatttaatattaataaaattaaaaatttcaattctgTCGATTTAAATTCCAATTTTACATGCAATGTGAATCATTTGGAGGTTTTCGATGTATAAAATTGTACGTGCTAAATTcgaattttaacaacaatgctaTCTACTTCCCTTTGTTTTATTGaaccttaaataaaaaaactcgTTTATAAGAAGCCGACCCTAATAGTAACATGGGACATAGGTCCTTCCCCATGCACGTTTGGTGCCAAGGTGATGAATTTGTCTTttatacaataataattatgCCTCAAATTGAATATTCTAAGAGGGCTCTTTCTATGAGGTCCATCCTTCAACAGACACTATTCCAATCCCCTTACATATATAATCTTTAACttatcattttatattattctctTATGAAACCATAACATTTTTATCTCTAAGTACACCCATATTTTAGACGCCTTAACAGTTCACTACCCAACATGGATGTTAATTACTTTCTACAACTAgattaaccaaaaaaaatttgaagacaAATAGAGACTTCAAGAGAAcacctccctccctccctccctcgtGCAATGTATGGTAGgggacacacacacacacacacacacacacacacagaggcaGAGCATTTGTTTACAGCTTTTCTTGTTTTATGTTTCTAAAAATTGGTGTGTCTTGTGCGGTTGGATGTCTCTTTCCGCCACCCCAAACATTTGTCATGTGTCTTGCTGCTCTCACAGTGCCCTTGAGTTACGGCGGTTCagcccttctctctctctctctctctctctctctcatccatTCCGTCCCCCACACAAACATTaaccaaatctctctctctctctctctctctctctctgcgctGTATCTTGATGTGATTTTATGGGCATTGTGCATGGCAGCAATGAAtctttttctccctctctccctctctctcaaccTTTTTCATGTTGTGTTCTTGTCTGGGTGGTTTGGGTGGGTCACTCTCTATCTTCCAATCCCTCTTTCATCCTAGCTTCCATTTCACTTTCACATCCTTGAGACCTtccaaattttatgttttaataatCACCTCTACCCACCAGTTAGTTAAAGCCCTCTTTGTCTTCTCTTTCTTGTAATCTTTTCccagaatctctctctctctctctctctctctctctcttcattcaTATTCCATTCATTCCATCTTTCAGGCATTCATTTGTGCAATCTAATCATAACCTACTTTgcagaagagaaaaaaatggtcCTTCTCAAGATTCTTACCTTATTCATGGCTGCCTTATTCGTCGCGCCCTCTTTGCAAGCCCGCAATGTGCCCGGGAAGCTCTACCTCATCACCAGCGCCCTCGACAATGTTACTGCCACGCCGGAGCCGCCGCGTCCCCCGCCGGATCCTCCGGAGAAATCCAAGTCCGCGCCCTTTAAGCCCAGCGTCGCCGTCATTGTTGGCGTTCTCACCACGGTGTTCTCGATCACGTTTCTGTTGCTTCTCTATGCTAAGCATTGCAAAGGGGGAAATGGATTCTCCGGCAGCGCCGGACGGGGGCCAGCGCCGCCGTCCATGGCCAGGAAGAACTCCGGCGTGGACAGGACTGTGATCGAGTCGCTTCCGGTTTTCCGGTTCGGATCACTGAGAGGCGCCAAGGACGGGCTCGATTGCGCGGTCTGCTTGAACCGGTTTGAATCCATGGAGGTTCTCCGATTGTTGCCGAAATGCAAGCATGCGTTTCACGTCGAATGCGTCGATACCTGGCTTGACGCTCACTCCACTTGCCCTCTCTGCCGCTTCCGCGTCGATCCCGAGGACATCCTCCTCCTCGGCGCCGACGGCACCCTCGCCGGCGGCCATCACGACTCCATTCCTCCACCGCCACCGGAAACTTTGCGGCGAGTGTCCGGCCGGCACTCCTCGGCGGAGAGCCACCGCCATGGAGGCGCCGGCGACCCCAATCCTTCCGCGTCACGGCGATCTCTAGACGGCTGGAGCTCGAGAACGAAGAAGAGATCGTCCGAGGTCGTCTCCGTGGGATGCTTCGATCGGCAGCCTCGGAGAGACGGACTGCTGCTGACGTCGGAGGACTGCGGGAGGAGCTCCGACCGGAGGCGGCTGGAGCACCGAATCGTGATCGCCGACGGGGCCGGAGCCGAAGCCGGAGCCGGAGCCAGAGGAAGAAGGTTGCAGCAGAGGTGGAGCGACGTACAGCCGTCGGATCTGCTGTATCTACGGTCGGAGATGCTGATGAGCGAAAGCCGTCGATTATCGTCCTCGGGATCTCAGCAACAGCAGTTGCTGTTTCCGCAGAAGAATCAAAATCTGAATCGTCTGGCGCCGAATAATAATGAAGGGCCGAGTGGCAGAAGCGTAATAAATGAGAGAAGCGTGTCGGAAATCACGGGGTTGAGCAGGTTCTTGAACCCCACCACCacagccgccgccgccgccggcaGCAGAACGAGCAACAGCCAGCATCGGCgtcaccaccaccaccagcaGTGGTGGCGGAGGCGGGGGAGGGAAGAGCAAGAGCATAGAGAGGCGGGCGTGGTGTCGAGATGGGTGGCGTTGGGTTCTCAGCCACATGTCCGGCCGGCGCCCGCGGCCGAGCAGCAGCAACAGTAGTGCTTAGTTGTTACCACCgtactattttttaattgtacaGATATACGCATTCATCACTGCCACGTCATTTATCCACTAGACCCGACTCAAGTACGGATGactccaaattcatttattattagtGAATTTCAGAGATTTTTttgtgtaataaaaaaaaacaaattatagggattttaacaaatatatttttattttaaaaaatttaattataaatcatttaatttaaaagaaggattaaattataataaaaattaatatgtaatgattaatttattatgaaatataaattttgaaaattaatgggTTTTGTTAATAAGAGTTAAAACAGCATTTAATATACTtgttttttagtatttaaatagttttattaattaataaaattatttaatattaaaaataaaatatattaattacatcTTGAATTATTGTCCTTATGCGGTCTTCTAGCCACTCGTGCCCTCAATTTCGATAGATGAGGTAAATCGTAAGTGAAGATTTTGCCTCATTGAGTAAAGCAAAGAATTGAATCCACGATTTATTGATACGAATCCTAATTTATCGTAATTTAATCACTTGATCTGTGCTCTAGgaattattaattacatattaggtagcgtttgttaaaatgaacaagataagaGAATATTAAGATAAGGTCAGAATACTTTCtggaccaagatatggaatagtCAAGATAAGCTTGGGAAGTAttccaaatattttatcaagttatttgctaaattttttaaaatacactagagaacacaattattatttttttcttatttataaagatcaagatatgcttatcttaagGAGGATAAGAAGTCACGCgacttattttataataatcaccagataagtttaacaaacagaTTGAAAAAACCAAACATTCGAGATACTTTTCATATCccatattttatgatttatatcttgattaacaaacgctATCTTAACAAATACTCTTAGAGTAGGTAGAATGTGCATTTTACGTGCTCAGTTCCATTgttctcttatttatattttttaaaaaataatatttttaataattaatgtataaaattttgatatttcacATATTAAGAATCAAacgttatatttttttaattgttaaaagagtataataaattaattaatttatttaaatactgtCAATCAATCATGATGTGTCATTTACAGAAAAGACATGTCCGTACATGTATTAACgttatgttataataaaaatttaaaataataatttttaataattaatataataaatcttaacgtcttaaaagacaaaatattatatattttaattaataaaatagtaGCGTGTGTATTAAGCCTTTTTTTAAAGCTCTATACATGGCCGAAGATAAGCTGTCGGTTAGAGCAGACAACGCGAAGAATGCGGATTGTTTCCAAAGTGGGCGGCAGTCCTTGCATGGAAGGCCCAATAACAATTAACAATAGCTTTGCTAGGGATAACAATGGATCAACACTCTGCCACATGGTTTGAATCTACGCATCGCAATGGCCCAAATCACATTCGATTAAAATTTAACCCCACTACCAAGAATCATCCatctaaatttaaaagaaagtaaaagtttaattttattcgAATTGATCGAATTTGTcggtttggtttaatttttaattttttgcatcGATTCAGCTTAGTTAAGTTAATGTTTCGCAAAAGTtcagattttgatttttgatttaactTTTTAGTTAAAAgaaccaaattaattaaatcgaCTAAACTTCAaaacgatattattttgatatttataaaacgatgttattttctttgattttgtgtgttttctatcaattatttcaatttctttacATTTCTTCGATTTAATCGATTTGGTTCAATTTATACTacttaaattcaatttttcagttattaattagttcaattttttggtttaatcgattaattcgattcgatttaattagttaatagaTTTCGATAACTGAACCGATCGTTTGCACACTGATACtgaaatcatattgaattagTCTTAAATTCACCACCAACCACTCTTAAACTCAATCTAATTATgtgattaaaatgaaaaaaataaaaataaaaatgacgtGTAACATCTAATTAAAATATGTGTAATTAAGATtggaatatataaaaaaattcatattaaaaaattaaaatcaaaataatttttaatgtattttgatCCTTTACAAACTAATAACTAATTGagttaaaacataaataataaccTAAAATATAAGTTTAAGTTCACCCAAACCAATACCGTTAATTTTGAATAGAGTTATtatgaaatattattaattttagataaaattattataaattttgtgtgTATCATCACatcaatttatgaaaattattatgagtataacattttcctttagatattttaatttttattctataagtaaaaatttcattaaaaacaaccaaaaatgtAAACAGTTTCAAACTAGGACATCCCCTAAATTTCAGTTAAagattgcactagaagatctaatcaagtaataaaaatatacaaaagtaCAAGTCGCCAAAGAAATGTACAATcgtgaaaataaaatttcatcaGTATCACTTTCTAAACACATTCAGATAAAACAACTTCCCCGTGGATCATGTTGACTTTGGTCGTCCAAGGTTAACAATTGTACTACTAATCTCTAGGATACTCATCAAAATAATCATTTAAGTTGCATAATTATACTCATAGTTCAAGCCACCATTTAACGTAAGTATTAATATTTACGATGTCAACTCTCAATTACTAAGTAGCCTAAACCAACGGGATAGATATTTCAATTTATGTGTCAAAATACTTGAAATGGCCAAATACTCACCCTGCTCACAAGCCCTCTAGACCTCCCtaaggttttttatttttttcacaccTAGGTCCCTAAACTATCTCACACATACCACATAATTGCTTAGACTAATAATTGTAACAATTAAATCGTTCAACTATCACATATATAACACTTCCACCCAGTGCAATTTCTCTACACTTGGGACTCGAATAGGGATCGGCTCTCCCATGGATATCCCATTCTATACACTAAGAGCTTGCTTAGAAATCTTTTTAAGTTGCCATTCCTATGATTTGTGGTGATATATGGAGCCCAACATTGGTAACTTAACCAAATAATAGGATTAATGCCTTTAAATGTtggcaaaatatatattttagtccCTATGCttgcacattttttttgtttagacACTCAAACTTTTTATCGTTTTAAAAACACTTATGAACTATACAATTTCGAGTTAATTATAcctttaaactttttattgtttcaattacaaCCTTAAATTCATTATTCccaataaatttatcaaaatgtgcAATTGACTCGAAATTACAAGTTCTTAGGTGTGtctttaaaacaacaaaaaattcggtgtctaaataaaaaaaaaaaaacgtataactaaaaagattaaaatatatactttGCCTTAAATGTTAAaagaggcaaaaaaaaaaaaaaaaacccagatCCAATATTTGGGTTCGTTGCCTCTTCTCTCTATTTATTCCTAACCGTAAAGAGTTCATCTAACTCTCCAATATATCGTTTGGTTCACTAGCTATGCAGTTAATTTTTTTCagaccctaaaccctaaaccgaTAAAATGATTTAACTGATGATTCATCCAGTCTAACAGGGTGTTTCAGCCTGGTTGTCAGAACAAAATTGATACAAATGAGAAGCTAGAATACGATGTTTtggttaatttttgtttgaattgatTATGAAGATAAGAATTCAATTCACagcctaaatttttttatgcaatcaCCACCTTTTTTCTATCCTGAAAAGGGCAAAGAAAGCAAGATAGATTGGGCCTCAAAAAATTGTAATGATGCATTCTGAGCTCAACGTGTGTAAATTTAGGGTGTTTTATCAACACAATGCCACTGTAGAATTTTCAGGACATTATTCAACCAGCTAGTTTGGCATGACAAAATTGAATCAACAGGCCAAATAAAAGAAGCAGAAGAAAAGGGAATGGCTCACTTGTTTGCTCCAATGAACTCTCTGTACTCATTCTTCATTTTCACCCCTGACACAATCCTGCATATCCACCGCGCAAAAGAATTGGTTGTAGCCAACAATGAACAGTTtgtacaacaacaatcacaagtcttaatccACCAAGATGAGGTCAACTAGCAGTTTGTATACAGCTAAAGTTGAACCTACTATTAATGATCCCATTATAAATTCATCGTTGAAGCTGTGGAACAGGCAAGGTTGTAGTATACCTTGCATGGTATAAATCAGTTTGAAATATTGCCTATAAATCCACTCAAAATATTTACCGGGTAATTTCAGAAGATACCTCTTAAGTTATGGCACTAAACCACAGATTGTTGCAGGAAACACAGGCAAATCGTGAATGGAGAAAGCTGAAGGCAAGAAGAGAGAACGTTTGACCAACCTGAGCATTTCCTTGTTCTTGAAAAACTGTACGCATGGGGTGCCCATAATTCCAGCTGCCTCGGCAATCTCAGGATCTTcttcaatatcaatttcaacAAAATGTACATTCTCATCAAATTCATCTATCACCTGCCATTgagaaattaagttaataaaaaaactGAATTTAATGACCAGTTAATAAAAAAACTGAATGATGAAAAGAGTGAGGTGAGCGGGTAGAAAAAAGAAGATAACAAGCTTTGTTATGAGTTGAAACAAGAGATACATAAGCACATATTGCTGTGCTGGCAGTGGTGCATCAGGGGGATTCTGGATATTTACGTCTTTATTCATCGTCAGTGCTACTTTGATGGTGTTGGTTTGAGACAAGCCACTATAAATGCATATATTTATACTGCCCTAAGCAGGGTGGACTGCtgaattatattttgacaatctAATGCTGTTTTCTTTCCTCCTGTCcctttgtttgttcttttccttcCAAAACCCCTGGGGTCCAAGCTTGTTGACATACCAAATGAAGAAAAGGCACCTATATGTAAAGGAATATAAactcccaaaaaataaaaaataaaaaaaaatcaataaatgagCTCTGAGGGCAAGGAAATGTCTCACTCATCAGCCATAGAAGTTAGCAACCATCATTTCCTGGGAATAGTAGGAAAGCTCTTTTCCCTTCATGTCCTATTTCTGTCTAATAAGCACAGTAACACAGCATCCCCGCTCCCTCAAGA is a window encoding:
- the LOC127788660 gene encoding RING-H2 finger protein ATL43 yields the protein MVLLKILTLFMAALFVAPSLQARNVPGKLYLITSALDNVTATPEPPRPPPDPPEKSKSAPFKPSVAVIVGVLTTVFSITFLLLLYAKHCKGGNGFSGSAGRGPAPPSMARKNSGVDRTVIESLPVFRFGSLRGAKDGLDCAVCLNRFESMEVLRLLPKCKHAFHVECVDTWLDAHSTCPLCRFRVDPEDILLLGADGTLAGGHHDSIPPPPPETLRRVSGRHSSAESHRHGGAGDPNPSASRRSLDGWSSRTKKRSSEVVSVGCFDRQPRRDGLLLTSEDCGRSSDRRRLEHRIVIADGAGAEAGAGARGRRLQQRWSDVQPSDLLYLRSEMLMSESRRLSSSGSQQQQLLFPQKNQNLNRLAPNNNEGPSGRSVINERSVSEITGLSRFLNPTTTAAAAAGSRTSNSQHRRHHHHQQWWRRRGREEQEHREAGVVSRWVALGSQPHVRPAPAAEQQQQ